A single region of the Lotus japonicus ecotype B-129 chromosome 4, LjGifu_v1.2 genome encodes:
- the LOC130712775 gene encoding uncharacterized protein LOC130712775: MSQASGKKDSVKAKVEITPLGGKCMGLKSGSSKKDYVKKKARTPARKAPSNVPVYEDVTNEEEVSAENSPVGPNQDVVPDARASDPEDVHDQEISGKETSAHEDSGLPTQSHGSTSPSKEEELVYVSIDESQSKESSKAPASVQNISDDDSDDVPLTTSLPDSVAARIKRKRRVPDVDESPAPKKKSKTTPATSKSKPVDVKGKGKQKEVNTKSSKKKKVLVAAEESESDVEEDVEDILPSEKKKYAGKRIPQCVPDVRIDNVSFHAEGNVQKWKFVCQRRIAKEREVDSDVLECNAVEFVDEELSLDVIAKEITAGQVKKWPIKKLLSTGNLSVKYAILNRIGAVNWVPTQHTFGVSATLAKLIYRIGTSTDFDFGSFVFEQTLKHADTCAMKLPVSFPYLLTEIILQQHPQIIKADEVSMPKGVPITLDHRLFMEPHVPNIAVPSSRTSAPASETIKISTARKLKVDVLLLKLQEEDSPGGEPSGAATTTHEASTEEEEGSEESIEETEEDSSSEE, translated from the exons ATGTCTCAAGCATCAGGAAAGAAGGATTCAGTCAAGGCGAAGGTTGAAATAACTCCACTTGGTGGGAAATGCATGGGTCTCAAGAGTGGTTCTTCGAAGAAAGATTATGTGAAGAAGAAGGCCAGAACTCCTGCAAGGAAG GCTCCCTCAAATGTTCCTGTCTATGAGGATGTCACAAATGAAGAGGAGGTTTCTGCTGAAAACTCTCCTGTTGGCCCCAATCAAGATGTTGTGCCCGATGCTAGGGCTTCTGATCCTGAAGATGTTCATGATCAAGAAATTTCTGGAAAGGAAACATctgctcatgaagattcagggtTACCTACTCAATCTCATGGTTCCACTTCCccttcaaaagaagaagaactaGTGTATGTGTCCATTGATGAATCTCAGTCCAAGGAATCAAGCAAGGCTCCGgcctctgttcagaacatctctgatgatgattctgatgatgttcctttAACTACTTCTCTtcctgatagtgttgctgccagGATCAAGAGAAAAAGGAGGGTTCCTGATGTGGATGAATCTCCTGCTCCAAAGAAGAAGTCCAAGACAACCCCAGCAACTTCCAAGTCTAAGCCAGTCGATGTGAAGGGAAAAGGTAAGCAGAAGGAAGTTAACACCAAGAGttccaagaagaagaaggttctTGTTGCTGCTGAGGagtctgagtcagatgttgaggAGGATGTCGAGGACATCTTGccttctgagaagaagaagtatGCAGGAAAACGTATTCCTCAGTGTGTTCCTGATGTGCGTATTGATAATGTTTCTTTCCATGCTGAAgggaatgttcagaagtggaagtttgtttgccaACGTAGGATTGCTAAGGAGAGGGAAGTTGACTCTGATGTGCTTGAGTGCAA tgctgttgaatttgttgatgaggAATTGTCCTTGGATGTGATTGCCAAGGAGATTACTGCTGGCCAAGTCAAGAAGTGGCCTATCAAGAAGTTGTTAtccactggaaatctgagtgtgaagtatgcaatccttaacaggattggggCTGTGAACTGGGTTCCTACCCAACATACTTTTGGAGTTTCTGCTACTCTTGCCAAGTTGATCTACAGAATTGGCACTTCtactgattttgattttggctcctttgtgtttgagcagacattgaaacATGCTGACACTTGTGCTATGAAGCTGCCAGTGTCATTTCCATATCTTCTTACAGAGATCATCCTCCAGCAGCATCCTCAGATCATCAAGGCTGATGAGGTTTCTATGCCCAAGGGTGTTCCAATTACCCTGGATCATCGTTTGTTCATGGAGCCGCATGTCCCAAACATTGCTGTGCCATCTAGCCGGACTTCGGCCCCTGCATCT gagactaTCAAGATCAGCACTGCTAGGAAGTTGAAGGTTGATGTTTTGCTCCTCAAGCTTCAAGAGGAAGACAGTCCAGGGGGTGAGCCAAGTGGTGCTGCTACTACTACTCATGAAGCAAGcactgaagaagaggaaggatctgaagagagTATAGAGGAAACTGAAGAGGACTCCAGCTCTGAAGAATGA